A stretch of DNA from Rhizobacter sp.:
CGATCACGTAGACCTCGGGGTGGTCGAACAGGCTCAAGTCAGGCTGCACGACCACGCGGCCGGCGCGGTCGAGCTCGGCGTGGGCCGTGGCGGCGAGCGAGCGGCCGAGCGGCGAGCCGGCCACGCCGGCCGCCCACACCACGGTGCGGGTGGGCAGGTGGTTGGTGAACTGCACGTCACCTTCGTGGCCTTCGTAGGTGACGCCGGTCTCGTCGATCAGGGTCACCTTGCAGCCGGTGCGCACGTCGACCTTGAGCCGCTTCAACTGCTCGCGGGCGCGCTGCGAGAGCGGGGGCACGAAGGTGCCGAGCACGCGGTCTGAGCCTTCGAGCAGCACCACGCGGGCGAGCTTGGAGTCGATGCGGCGGAACTGCTGCGCCAGCGTGTGCTGCGCGATCTCGGCCAGCGTGCCAGCCATCTCGACACCGGTGGGCCCGGCGCCTACGACCACGAAGCTCATCCACGCGGCACGCTCGTCTGGGTTGGCGCAGCGCTCGGCGCGCTCGAAGGCGCCGATCACGCGGGCGCGGATGTCGAACGCATCGGCCAGTGTCTTCAGCCCCGGCGCATGCGCGGCCCACTCGTCGTGGCCGAAGTAGCTGTGCGTGGCGCCGGCGGCGACGATGAGGTGGTCGTAGTCGAGCCGCTCGCCATCGTCGAGCACCACCGACTTGTCGGCTGCGTCGATGGCGGTGACTTCCGCTTGCAGCACGGTGAGGTTGCCGCGCTTCATCTCGCGCCGCAGGATGTGGCGGATGGGCGCCGAGATGGCCGGTGCGGAGAGGCCCGCGGTGGCCACCTGGTACAGCAGCGGCTGGAAGAGGTGATGGTTGGTGCGGTCGATCAGCGTGATGTTGACCGGCGCCTTCGACAGCGCCTTCACGGCCTCGAGGCCGCCGAAGCCGCAGCCGATGATGATGACGTTCGGTTTGTGGTTGGCGCGTGGAGCCGTCATGCTGTGAGATCCAAAGACGCAATGTGTTGCAGCCGCTCCAGCACCACGCGAGCGCGGATCGGTTGAGCCACGATGCCGGGCAGGGCATTGGGCAATTCAGGATGCGCGAGCAACTCGCGTGTCTGGCCGATGACGTGCTGGCGGAGTGTGCGGTCGGCTTGCGCCAGCTCGTCTGCCAGCTCGGCGCGGCCGTCGACCACGGTGATGATGTCTTCGAGGTCGTGGCTCAGGTACACGTCTCGGCCCCCTCGGTCCTGGTAGGCCTCGAACTTCGTGGCCACGAAGTAGGGCGCGCTCAGGTGGCGCAGTGTGAGGCCAGGCTCCAGCTCCCGGGTGAGGGCCGCGGCATAGCCCGGCCTGTACCAGCGGTTGGCGAAGCCCATCACCTTTTCATCGACGGGCACGAGGTCGAGTTGCATGCGTTGCCAGTACCAGCGGTAGGCCGGGGTGTTGTCTTCCAACGTCTGCCTGAAACCACGTTCGGCCAGCAGCGGCTGCATGGCGTGATAGCCCGCCAGCGTGGCGACCTCCACGATGGCGTCGACGTCTTCCGTCGGGCGCACGTCGGCCGCGGCCGGGTTGGTGACGAGCAGGCCCGTGGCGCAACCGCCCACGAACACCAGCCGTTCGCGCAGGGGCCCGAGCGCAAGGGCCATCGCACGCAGCAACGCGAGATTCGGGTCAGCCACGGCGTTT
This window harbors:
- a CDS encoding NAD(P)/FAD-dependent oxidoreductase — protein: MTAPRANHKPNVIIIGCGFGGLEAVKALSKAPVNITLIDRTNHHLFQPLLYQVATAGLSAPAISAPIRHILRREMKRGNLTVLQAEVTAIDAADKSVVLDDGERLDYDHLIVAAGATHSYFGHDEWAAHAPGLKTLADAFDIRARVIGAFERAERCANPDERAAWMSFVVVGAGPTGVEMAGTLAEIAQHTLAQQFRRIDSKLARVVLLEGSDRVLGTFVPPLSQRAREQLKRLKVDVRTGCKVTLIDETGVTYEGHEGDVQFTNHLPTRTVVWAAGVAGSPLGRSLAATAHAELDRAGRVVVQPDLSLFDHPEVYVIGDLASARSYSPDQPDPKPVPGVSPAAKQMGRLAAANILRRLKHAPTEAFRYRDYGSLATIGRRAAVVDLAVPVLGALRFSGFFAWVFWLFAHIWFLIGFRNRLVVLIDWAWAYMTFERHARVVAESPHLPERPLTPPLQDAPDTQPLA